GGACCCCGCGCTCTGGACGAGGACGTCGCGCAGCGTCTCGCGGTCGATTCCGTTCGCGTCGCCGAACCGGAACGCTTCCGCGACGAGCACGGTCTGTGCGCCGACGAGGAGTTGGTTCGCGAGCTTGACGGTCTGTCCGGCGCCGGTCGAACCGACGTGGAACACGGTGTCCGCCATCGGCTCGAACAGTTCTCTGGCTTCCTCGATGTCGTCCTCCTCGCCGCCGGCGATGACAGAAAGTGTTCCGGCTTCCGCGCCGGACACGCCGCCACTGACCGGTGCGTCGACTGTCCGGATACCGTCTTCCGCGGCGAGTTCCGCGACCGTCTCGCTCGTCAGCGGGTCGATGGAACTCATGTCGACGTAGAGGTCGCCCTCGTCGAGCGCGTCGAGCAGGTCCTCCGCAACCGCAAGAACCTGATCTGGCGTTCGCAGCACTGTTATCGCGACGTCTGCGTCGGCGATAGTCTCCGGGATGGAGTCGGCGGTCTTTCCCCCGGCGTCTTCGAGCGCGCGTTTTCGTTCTTTGTCGAGATCGGTGCCGACGACGTCGACGCCGGCCTCGACGAGGTTAACTGCCATCGGGAGCCCCATTCGGCCGAGGCCAACGAATCCGACGGTCATCTGTGGATTCGTCCTGGTTCGTGGTTCTTGGTATTCATACTCATTAATCTAGTTCTTGATATGCTATCGCGAGCACGTCGCCGTGGTCGCGGTCCACACTCCACCGTGTGAGTGGTTCGGTACGAACGTACGATACGATACCATCGTGACTAATAAATTTTACTGTAGTGGATATTCGGGTTCCCGCTCGCTGTCGCGTGGTCGATCGATATCGGCCGACACGGGGTACTTTTACGATGCCCGCCGCCGTCGAGTGGCGTATGTCGAGCAGTATTCACGACCTGCCCGCGGCGAGCATCGTCGACCGGTGGACGCTCCTCGCCCCTGTTCGCAGGTGCACGTTCGCTC
This is a stretch of genomic DNA from Natronosalvus rutilus. It encodes these proteins:
- a CDS encoding NAD(P)-dependent oxidoreductase produces the protein MNEYEYQEPRTRTNPQMTVGFVGLGRMGLPMAVNLVEAGVDVVGTDLDKERKRALEDAGGKTADSIPETIADADVAITVLRTPDQVLAVAEDLLDALDEGDLYVDMSSIDPLTSETVAELAAEDGIRTVDAPVSGGVSGAEAGTLSVIAGGEEDDIEEARELFEPMADTVFHVGSTGAGQTVKLANQLLVGAQTVLVAEAFRFGDANGIDRETLRDVLVQSAGSSWVLETWGDRYIEEEHEPGFEINLQHKDLRLMTEAAVELDVPVPLGAAAMQKYVEAKREGLADRDVTAVFQL